The DNA region CCGGGGCCGTACGTCCTGCGCGTCATCGTCAGCGACTTCGCGGGCAACGAGACCTCGCGCGAGTTGAGGATTGAGGTCGCGCGCTGAGACCCAGGGCTCACGGCTCAGGGCTCAAGGCTCAGAGAGCATGCGGGCACGAGGGGAGTCGGGAGTGTCAGGCGGTCGGCAGCGACGGGCCACGTGCGCCATATCTGGTCAGGCGGCGCGCCACGGCGGCTGCGGCGCGATTGAGCGCAGCGTCGGCGCTCGAGAACATCACGGGCTCCGGCGCGGCATCGCGGGCGACGGCCTCATACGCGGCCAGATGCAGGCTGTCGTAGGCACGCAGACGATACTGCTCCGCCAGCTCTCCGGCCCGGCGACAGAGGCCGTCGTCCACGTCGTACACCAGAAGGGCCGGCCACAAGCCCAGGAAGGCACGCTTCGCCTCGGCGTGTTGGCGAGGCGCAAGATCGCGGCGCCGCCGTGCCAGGGCCGCGCGTGCCTCCGTGTAGGCCAGCGACAGCGTGATCACCACGTCCGCGTCGTCCACCTGCTCGACTACCGCGAGACTACCTGCCTCGTCGAGGAACAGCTTCACCAGGCTGCTCGTGTCGAGGTACACAATCACCGTCGATCCTCGAGCACCGTCTGCGACAACGGAGGACCACCGCGCAGGCGAGCGCGTGGCGCCTTGACGACGGGCTTGCCGCCGTTCCACCGCGCGCGTCCCTCCCGCACCATGCGCCATGCCCATTCGTGGTCCGGCGCCGGCTTCGCTGGCGACAGGGTGGCGATCTCACGCCCGCGGTCGGTGACCACGAGCGTCTCCCCTGCCTGCACGCGCTTCAGGTGATGACTCAGTCGCGCCTTCAGGTCGCGAACACCGACCTTGGTCATGTCCCTTCCCCTCCGATGTGACTACACTAGCATCGTCTTGTAGTCACCTGCCATGACGCATCGCCTCAGCCTCGAACGCATCGCCGCGGCCTCGTCGGTCATCGATCCGGTCTTCCTGGACTCGCCGCAGTTCCGGGCCGAGTCGCTCGAGGCGGTGTTCGGGTGCCGGTTGGTCGTGAAGGTGGAGACGCTCAACCCGATCCGCTCGTTCAAGGGTCGGGGCGCGTCGCTGTACGGCAGCACGCTGCGCGCCGGCGACACGGTGATCACGGCCAGCGCCGGCAACTTCGGCCAGGCGGTCGCGTATGCCTGCCGCAGCCGTGGGGCCTCGGCGATCATCTTCGCGAGCGTCAACGCCAACCCGCTGAAGGTCGATCGGATGCGGGCGTTCGGTGCCGACGTGCGCCTGCACGGCGAGGACTTCGACGAGGCCAAGGTCGAGGCGAAGCGGTACGCCGCGGCGCACGGCCTGCCGATGCTGGAAGACGGACTCGAGCCGGCGACGGCGGAAGGCGCGGGCACGATCGCCATCGAGCTGTTGCGATGGCCTGACCCGTTCGACGACCTGCTCGTACCGCTCGGAAACGGCGCGCTGCTCACCGGGGTCGGGCGATGGACGAAGGCGCATGCTCTTGCCACGCAGGTGATCGGCGTTGCGGCGGCGGGCGCGCCGGCGATGGTCGAGTCGTGGCGCTCCGGCCGCATCGTCACGTACGAGCGGATCGACACGATCGCCGACGGCATCGGCGTCCGCGTGCCTGTGCCCGAGGCGGTGGCCGACATGCAGGGCACGGTGGACGACGCGATTCTCGTGACCGACACGTCGATCCTCGCTGCGATGCGCCTCGCCCACGAGCATCTCGGGTTGGTGATCGAGCCGTCGGGGGCGGCGGGGTTGGCGGCGATCGTGGAGAACCCGGCGCGGTTCCGCGGCCGGTGCGTCGCCACGATCCTCTGCGGCGGGAATCTCACGCCACAGCAGATGACGGAGTGGCTTCGGCGATTGCCGTGATTGCCTGCGTCGACCTGGAAGGTCGACGCCCACGAAAGGATTGTGTTCGTGGCGGCCGACCTTCAGGTCGGCCGATCCTGGTCTCCAGCAACCCGCCCCCAGTCTCGACTTGGCTAGAATCCCCCCGTGAACTGGCTGCTCGTCGGGATCCTCGCCTACCTCGCCGTCCAGATGGCCATCGGCCTGTGGGTGTCGCGACGCGTGAACAACGAGGTGGACTACATCCTCGCGGGCCGCACGCTCGGGCTCGGCGTGGCCTCGTTCTCGATCTTCGCCACATGGTTCGGCGCCGAGTCGATTCAGGGCGCCGCGGGAACGATGTACACCGACGGCCTGTCGGGCGCGTCGGCCGATCCGTTCGGCTACGTGCTCTGCATCCTGCTGGTGGGCCTGATCTTCGCGCGGCCGTTGTGGAACGCCGGCTTCACGACGTTCGGCGACCTGTTCCGCGCCCGGTACTCCGCCGGCGTGGAGAAGTTCGTGATCCTGCTCATCGTGCCGACGTCGATCATCTGGGCCGGCGCGCAGGTGCGGGCCTTCGGCAACGTGCTCTCGCACGCGTCGGGGCTGTCGATCGAGGCGGCGATCACCGCCGCGGCGCTGTTCGTGATGCTCTACACGACGATCGGCGGCCTGCTCGCCGACGCCTGGACCGACGTGGTGCAGGGCATCGCCGTCATCGTCGGCCTGATCGTGCTGCTGGCGCACCTGATGATCACCGGGGACCTGCAGGCGGCGTGGGCGCAGGTGCCTGCGGAGCGGCTGGCGATCCTCGGCGACGGCAGCGTGCCCTGGTACGAGATGCTCGAGGCGTGGACGGTGCCGGTGGTCGGTTCGATGCTGGCGGTGGAACTGCTGTCGAGGGTGCTCGGGTGCAGGTCGGCCGACACGGCGCGGCGGGCCTGTCTGGCCGGCAGCGGGTTGTATCTCGCCGTCGGGGCGATCCCGGCGCTGATCGGACTGTGCGGGCCGTACCTGGTGCCCGGGCTCGAGGACGGCGAGCAGTTGATCCCGGCGCTGGCCAGCCTGCACCTCGGGCCCTGGTTCTACGTGGCGTTCGCCGGGGCGCTGGTCTCGGCGATTCTCTCCACCGTCGACTCCTGCATGCTCGCCGGCTCGACGCTGGTGACCCACAACGTGCTGCTGCCGTTGTGGCCCGACCTGTCGGAGCGGGCGCGGCTGCGCGCCTCACGGCTCGGGGTGCTGACGATGGGGGTGATGGCGTGGGGACTGGCGCTGCGGACCGAGAGCATCAAGGATCTCGTGGAGATTGCCTCCGCCTTCGGCAGCGCCGGCGTGTTCGTGGTGGCGTGCTTCGGGCTGTTCACGACAATCGGCGGTCCGCTCAGTGCGTGGGTGGCGTTGTGTACGGGCTTCGTGGTGTGGGGTGCGGGGGCGTTGTTGGCCTGGCCGGCGCCATACGTGACGGCGCTCGCGTTGTCGGTCGTCGGCTACCTGGCCACCTCACAGGTAGGGCGAGCCACCGCGCCGTTGGCCGACGTGTCTCACTAACGGCGCGGTCGGAGACCGCGCCCTACCTGTGTGGTGGCCTCGCTCATGAATCACATCGTCCGCGCGTTCGCCGTGTGGGTCGGGATCTACGCCGGGTGCCTCACTGCGTTGGGAGCGCTCTGGTTCTGGAAGGGCCCAGAGGACTCGACCATCCCGGAGGAGGGCGCGCTGCTCGGCGGCACGATTGCGCTGTGGTTCGCGGTGATGTTCGGCCGTGCGGCGGTGAAGCGGCTGCGCGAGCGGGCCGCCGTCGGGCGGGCCGACGATGTGGATCGTCCTGTGGACGGCGAGTTCGTGGTGGCACGGGGCACACTGCAGTGCGCGGCTCCGCTCGTGTCGCCGTTCACGGGCGTGCCGGTGGCCGCGTACAACTACAAGGCGTGGCGACGCGAGGTGCGCGGGCCCGGTACCAAGACCAGCGTGGAGATCGCGTACTGGTGGGGCGAGGGGTCGGCGCCGTGTTCGCTGATGACGCGGCGCGGCACGCTGGAGTTGCGGAGCCGTCCGTGGCTCGACTTCTGGTCGGCGGGCGTGCCGAACACCGACGAGTCGCGCGGGCACTTCTCGCGGTTCATGCACGGCGTGCAGGCGGAGCCGCAGCAGGGCGGCATCGTGGTCCCGGGCTTCGAGTGGGACGCGGGGCTCGACGGCCCGTTGCGGCGTGACAAGGCAAAGACGACGCACGTGCCGCTCGAGGAGTTGCAGTTCACCGAGTGGACGCTCTCGCCGGGCGAGCCGGTGGTGGTGATCGGTCGCTACTCGGCGCAGCGCGGCGGGGTGATCCACGACGACCGGAAGGGGCGTCCGCTGCGCGTGCTGAAGGGGGATGCCGAGACCGTCCGCGCGGCGCTCGGCCAGGGCGCAACCGCATACGGCGTGCTGTCGCTGCTCGCGCTCGGTGTGTCGGCCTTCTTCGCCGCGTCCATCCTGCGCTGGCACGACCTGGCGTTCTGAGGGGGTCGGGCTGCGGCTTACGGCGCTGGAACGTCAGGAAGGTAGGGCGCGGTGTCCCACCGCGCCGTTGGTCCCTCCTCGCCGTACTCATGCGTCGATCTCCGCTCCGCGGCAAGAGCGCCCGGTCATTCCCGCTGTCAGAGGTCGCACACCAGGCACGCCTGCTCGTCGTCGTCATCTCCCGCGAGCACGTCGAGGAGGCGATTGGAGGCGGGCGTCCTGTCGCGCCCGGCAGCGGCGACGATCTCGTCGCGCCGTGCCAGCAGTGCCTCGAGCGACTCGCCCTGCGACCACGTGTACTGGCGGCCCTGCATGCGCGTGGCCTCGAAGCCGGCCTTCTGCTCCAGCGCGACTGCCTGAGCGAACAGCTCGGGGTGCCGATCGGCCAGGCCCACCCATTCGGCCTTGCGCTGGAAGAAGCAGAAGTAGCAGCCGGAGCGGGAGCGCCACTCGTAGTAGGCGGGCAGTCCGAGGCCGGCGTCCTCGAGGATGCGGTGCACGTCGCGCAGGTCGATGCCGTGCTGGCGGAAGGGGAACACGCTGGTGATGTTCGGCCGGGTGGAGACGTAGCCCTCGCGGTGCTCGTCGGCGCGCAGGCCGACGTAGCTCACGGCCGCGTCGTCGCCCAGCCAGGCCTCGAGCGGTGCCAGCTTCATCTGACGGGTGCACCAGCGCATCTGGGGCGACGGCAGCGTGCCGCGGTACACCTCCATCCAGTGCTCGAACGGCCGCCCGGAATTCAGCCTCTGGATAGGCTTACCGAGAAACGCTTCCAGCCTCAACAGGTACTCGTAGGTCTCGGGGAGCTCCGCGCCGGTGTCGCATAAGAAGTACTCCATCTGCGGCACGCGGTCGCGCATGAACACGGCAAGTGCCGCGCTGTCCTTACCGCCGGAGAGCCCGAGCACGTGGCGAGGGGTGCTGCCCATGACGACGTCGTCTACCATCGTCGTCGAGTTGCGCGCAAGGTCGTTGGTGCTCGACTATTGCCGTGCCTGAGCCTTGCTGCGTCGGGAGCCGGTGGAGAACGTGACGCTTCCAGAACTCGAGAGTGTTCCTTCGCCTTCACAGCGAGCAATCCTGGCAAGGTTGTTTGCCGAGACAACGAACTCCTACAAGTTCATGCTGTTCCTCACCCTGCTTGACTGTGCAGCACAGCACGAGGTGAGCGACGGCCTGAGGCTCAGCATCAGACATCTACTCGGCGGCATGCTTGCCGTCGCGTGGTTCCCGTCAT from Luteitalea sp. TBR-22 includes:
- a CDS encoding type II toxin-antitoxin system VapC family toxin gives rise to the protein MKLFLDEAGSLAVVEQVDDADVVITLSLAYTEARAALARRRRDLAPRQHAEAKRAFLGLWPALLVYDVDDGLCRRAGELAEQYRLRAYDSLHLAAYEAVARDAAPEPVMFSSADAALNRAAAAVARRLTRYGARGPSLPTA
- a CDS encoding type II toxin-antitoxin system Phd/YefM family antitoxin is translated as MTKVGVRDLKARLSHHLKRVQAGETLVVTDRGREIATLSPAKPAPDHEWAWRMVREGRARWNGGKPVVKAPRARLRGGPPLSQTVLEDRR
- a CDS encoding threonine/serine dehydratase; translation: MTHRLSLERIAAASSVIDPVFLDSPQFRAESLEAVFGCRLVVKVETLNPIRSFKGRGASLYGSTLRAGDTVITASAGNFGQAVAYACRSRGASAIIFASVNANPLKVDRMRAFGADVRLHGEDFDEAKVEAKRYAAAHGLPMLEDGLEPATAEGAGTIAIELLRWPDPFDDLLVPLGNGALLTGVGRWTKAHALATQVIGVAAAGAPAMVESWRSGRIVTYERIDTIADGIGVRVPVPEAVADMQGTVDDAILVTDTSILAAMRLAHEHLGLVIEPSGAAGLAAIVENPARFRGRCVATILCGGNLTPQQMTEWLRRLP
- a CDS encoding sodium:solute symporter family protein, with product MNWLLVGILAYLAVQMAIGLWVSRRVNNEVDYILAGRTLGLGVASFSIFATWFGAESIQGAAGTMYTDGLSGASADPFGYVLCILLVGLIFARPLWNAGFTTFGDLFRARYSAGVEKFVILLIVPTSIIWAGAQVRAFGNVLSHASGLSIEAAITAAALFVMLYTTIGGLLADAWTDVVQGIAVIVGLIVLLAHLMITGDLQAAWAQVPAERLAILGDGSVPWYEMLEAWTVPVVGSMLAVELLSRVLGCRSADTARRACLAGSGLYLAVGAIPALIGLCGPYLVPGLEDGEQLIPALASLHLGPWFYVAFAGALVSAILSTVDSCMLAGSTLVTHNVLLPLWPDLSERARLRASRLGVLTMGVMAWGLALRTESIKDLVEIASAFGSAGVFVVACFGLFTTIGGPLSAWVALCTGFVVWGAGALLAWPAPYVTALALSVVGYLATSQVGRATAPLADVSH
- a CDS encoding phosphoadenosine phosphosulfate reductase family protein, with the translated sequence MVDDVVMGSTPRHVLGLSGGKDSAALAVFMRDRVPQMEYFLCDTGAELPETYEYLLRLEAFLGKPIQRLNSGRPFEHWMEVYRGTLPSPQMRWCTRQMKLAPLEAWLGDDAAVSYVGLRADEHREGYVSTRPNITSVFPFRQHGIDLRDVHRILEDAGLGLPAYYEWRSRSGCYFCFFQRKAEWVGLADRHPELFAQAVALEQKAGFEATRMQGRQYTWSQGESLEALLARRDEIVAAAGRDRTPASNRLLDVLAGDDDDEQACLVCDL